Proteins encoded by one window of Melopsittacus undulatus isolate bMelUnd1 chromosome 21, bMelUnd1.mat.Z, whole genome shotgun sequence:
- the LOC117437353 gene encoding zinc finger protein 853-like, with protein sequence MDAEGKAPARDPQEVPEGTPPARPPRKAPAHGTATAPAHAGGLRGGRLRPTICSECGKGFSRSSDLARHRITHTGEKPFTCGACGKGFSQNSNLVTHRRIHTGERPYGCGACGKRFSESSALIQHRRTHTGERPYGCGECGKRFSVSSNLIRHRRTHTGERPHVCAECGDGFRHKAQLRRHLKLHVV encoded by the exons ATGGATGCAGAGGGGAAAGCACCCGCCCGGGACCCACAAGAGGTGCCAGAGGGGACCCCCCCAG cGCGGCCGCCACGGAAGGCCCCGGCCCACGGCACAGCCACGGCACCGGCACACGCgggggggctgcgggggggCCGCCTGCGCCCCACCATCTGCAGCGAGTGCGGTAAGGGCTTCAGCCGCAGCTCGGACCTGGCGCGGCACCGGATCACACACACGGGTGAGAAGCCCTTCACCTGCGGAGCCTGCGGCAAAGGCTTCAGCCAGAACTCCAACCTGGTGACGCACCGGCGCATCCACACCGGAGAGCGGCCCTATGGCTGCGGAGCCTGCGGCAAGCGCTTCAGCGAGAGCTCGGCACTCATCCAGCACCGGCGCACCCACACCGGAGAGCGGCCCTATGGCTGCGGGGAGTGCGGCAAGCGCTTCAGCGTCAGCTCCAACCTCATCCGGCACCGGCGCACACACACCGGAGAGCGGCCCCATGTCTGCGCCGAGTGTGGGGATGGATTCCGGCACAAGGCCCAGCTCCGACGGCACCTGAAGCTTCATGTCGTGTGA